The proteins below are encoded in one region of Parvicella tangerina:
- a CDS encoding SpoIIE family protein phosphatase, with translation MKLRWTLLFLLGFSNVFIAQHATSNKLDSIYGQVEEGLDDKQLVTTLLGHVVNLRSSDDLTSAKVILDSVHNIAKTNKSLQFEYAKSLMDAAIIAKLEGNEESMVNNYQSAIDAYQSYKGYAPDSMIPKIEIQIAKCNNNVAQVFLAKEDYGIALDIYKGIVESIRDFGDTVFLSICYYNIAETFNEMENYDSAFHYMMISKKLEQQLNSDEGLAYAHDGLARIYNKEANYLKALQHLDSAQEFCEKIGDEFFRLNLISQRSEILEEIGGLSEAIEILELGLIKASQIGYKDFEVRTAKKLSELYEKVENYEKAFFYQGKYKDYLIQANNEETNKIVEEFKVQYESEQKDKEIEQLALQNKLKEEANKNLLEKRKAEASKTRIVYWSLGGGILMLLIIGLLLFIDSRRRKRINQFLKTNNESLARKNEQILHQSKLIGDSINYAQNIQRAILPTTVEMNDSFEDHFVFFLPKDVVSGDFYWMHKIPDSNKVLFSVADCTGHGVPGAFMSIVGHALLEKIAKQLNIYSPSKILNRLAFELQNTLKKGEGAVDDGMDIALVMVDYDSKTVHFAGARNPLVIISDNELTLLKGDRIDLGKQSEVDFQEATINFNKGDKLYMFTDGFPDQKGGEHGKKYYAIKLRHFFQQVSNESMSNQMALLRSEFECWKGTKEQVDDVLIVGVRL, from the coding sequence ATGAAACTCCGTTGGACGTTATTATTCTTATTGGGTTTTAGCAATGTCTTCATTGCTCAGCATGCAACAAGTAACAAGCTTGACTCGATTTATGGCCAAGTTGAGGAAGGTCTTGACGATAAGCAGTTGGTCACTACTTTGCTCGGTCATGTAGTAAACTTAAGAAGTTCTGATGACCTAACTTCAGCTAAAGTAATTCTGGACTCGGTACATAATATTGCTAAGACGAATAAAAGTCTACAATTTGAATATGCTAAATCTTTAATGGATGCAGCGATCATTGCCAAGCTGGAAGGAAACGAAGAGTCAATGGTAAATAATTATCAGAGTGCCATCGATGCTTACCAAAGCTACAAGGGTTATGCACCTGACAGCATGATTCCCAAAATTGAAATTCAAATTGCAAAGTGTAATAATAATGTAGCTCAAGTGTTTTTAGCTAAGGAGGATTATGGAATTGCCTTGGATATTTACAAAGGTATTGTAGAGTCTATCCGCGATTTTGGAGATACTGTTTTTCTCTCTATTTGTTATTACAATATCGCTGAAACATTTAATGAAATGGAAAACTATGATTCAGCATTTCATTACATGATGATTAGCAAAAAACTTGAGCAACAACTGAATTCGGATGAAGGGCTTGCTTATGCACATGATGGATTAGCTCGAATTTATAATAAAGAAGCTAATTACTTAAAGGCGCTTCAGCATTTGGACTCTGCCCAAGAGTTTTGCGAGAAAATAGGGGATGAGTTTTTTAGGCTCAACCTAATTTCACAGCGATCGGAAATATTGGAAGAAATAGGAGGTCTTTCAGAAGCTATAGAGATCTTAGAGTTAGGTTTAATTAAAGCTAGTCAGATTGGTTACAAAGATTTTGAGGTAAGAACAGCTAAGAAGCTTAGTGAACTTTATGAAAAGGTTGAAAACTATGAAAAAGCATTCTTCTACCAGGGAAAATATAAGGATTACCTAATCCAGGCGAATAATGAGGAAACAAATAAGATAGTTGAGGAGTTTAAGGTCCAATATGAGTCGGAACAAAAGGATAAGGAAATTGAGCAGTTAGCCCTGCAGAATAAACTAAAAGAGGAGGCCAATAAGAACTTACTTGAAAAGCGTAAAGCTGAGGCGAGTAAGACCAGGATTGTATATTGGTCTCTTGGTGGCGGGATACTGATGTTGTTAATTATAGGGTTGTTGTTATTTATTGATTCAAGAAGAAGAAAGAGAATAAACCAATTTCTAAAAACTAACAATGAAAGTCTTGCTAGGAAAAATGAGCAGATTTTGCATCAATCAAAGTTGATAGGTGACAGCATTAATTATGCTCAAAACATTCAACGAGCTATTCTGCCTACAACGGTTGAGATGAATGATAGTTTTGAAGATCATTTTGTTTTCTTTCTTCCAAAAGATGTGGTTAGTGGTGATTTTTATTGGATGCATAAGATTCCAGACTCGAATAAAGTCTTATTTAGTGTAGCTGATTGTACGGGGCATGGAGTGCCTGGAGCATTCATGTCTATTGTTGGTCACGCTTTGTTAGAAAAGATCGCAAAGCAATTAAATATTTACTCGCCATCCAAAATTTTGAACCGGCTTGCTTTTGAATTACAAAACACCTTAAAGAAGGGGGAAGGGGCTGTAGATGATGGAATGGATATCGCTCTTGTTATGGTTGACTATGATTCTAAAACAGTACATTTCGCTGGGGCAAGAAATCCTTTAGTAATTATTTCGGATAATGAACTAACCCTGCTCAAAGGAGATCGTATTGACCTTGGTAAACAATCAGAAGTTGATTTTCAAGAAGCAACTATCAACTTTAATAAAGGGGACAAATTATATATGTTCACAGATGGTTTCCCGGATCAAAAGGGAGGAGAGCATGGTAAGAAGTATTATGCAATTAAGTTGCGACATTTCTTTCAGCAAGTATCCAACGAGAGTATGTCTAACCAGATGGCGCTTCTTCGCTCTGAGTTTGAGTGTTGGAAGGGGACTAAAGAACAGGTTGATGATGTACTAATAGTAGGTGTTCGACTCTAA
- a CDS encoding PorP/SprF family type IX secretion system membrane protein, protein MLRILFIGFLLLGGSQLTAQQVPMYSQYFFNNYAYNPALGGTNQTVNVTSNHRYQWVGLQDAPRTYTLTVEGPLNNQKMGLGAFLFTDHVGPTRRTGLQFSYSYIFKITEDVKLSLGLSAGILEWKLDGHKVHLYSAGDQVLVDAVMRDIIPDASFGFHLFHDKWYFGASAPNLLQNKLRFSNAQYTALSRLEDHYYINGGYKFDLGDDFQIEPGMIIKFVTPAPIQFDPMVRLIWKEQLWIGGVYRGMFGPGTDGSSSFASNAASAMIGFTYKKNLQIGYSYDFAISNLNNYSNGTHELMLGVKFNKAQSFEENKDAKGSFE, encoded by the coding sequence ATGTTACGAATCTTATTCATTGGTTTTTTGCTGCTTGGAGGCAGTCAACTGACTGCACAACAAGTGCCAATGTACAGTCAGTATTTCTTTAACAATTATGCCTATAACCCAGCGCTTGGAGGGACCAACCAAACGGTAAATGTTACTTCTAATCACCGCTATCAATGGGTGGGATTGCAAGATGCGCCAAGAACATACACACTAACTGTTGAGGGACCTTTGAACAACCAGAAAATGGGATTGGGAGCCTTTCTCTTTACTGACCACGTTGGGCCAACAAGAAGAACAGGACTGCAATTTTCGTATTCCTACATTTTTAAGATTACCGAAGATGTGAAGTTATCATTAGGTCTTAGTGCAGGAATTCTAGAATGGAAATTGGATGGTCATAAAGTTCATCTATATTCCGCAGGTGATCAGGTTTTAGTTGATGCGGTAATGAGAGACATTATACCAGATGCTTCTTTTGGATTTCACCTTTTTCATGACAAGTGGTATTTCGGAGCAAGTGCTCCTAACTTACTTCAAAACAAATTGCGATTTTCGAATGCGCAGTACACAGCTTTAAGTCGATTAGAAGATCACTACTATATTAACGGTGGCTATAAATTTGATCTTGGTGATGACTTTCAAATCGAACCTGGCATGATCATCAAATTCGTAACACCAGCTCCAATTCAGTTTGACCCAATGGTCCGATTGATATGGAAGGAGCAATTGTGGATAGGAGGCGTTTACAGAGGTATGTTTGGTCCAGGAACGGATGGTTCAAGCAGTTTCGCTTCCAATGCGGCAAGCGCAATGATAGGATTTACGTACAAAAAGAATCTTCAGATCGGCTACAGCTATGACTTTGCTATTAGTAATCTTAATAACTATAGTAATGGAACACATGAACTCATGCTGGGAGTAAAGTTCAACAAAGCTCAATCATTCGAGGAAAACAAAGATGCCAAGGGTAGTTTTGAATAA